From Tubulanus polymorphus chromosome 9, tnTubPoly1.2, whole genome shotgun sequence, a single genomic window includes:
- the LOC141911340 gene encoding heparan-sulfate 6-O-sulfotransferase 2-like isoform X2, whose product MTFPRKMFDRRCLKLLLCLIAFVFTTGFIYVGFFCPERYCALSPGRRSQQNGDLDDVDVRAYLRGDDDRRRPRDQFPPAVVKKKFSFTTESDDDVLIFLHIQKTGGTTFGRHLVKNLNLPNPCRCSSSRKRCFCVNTKDHIWLFSRYSTGWQCGLHADWTELQYCVNDYLDRVEGSPRKRRYLYITILRDPVARFLSEWRHVERGATWKNTRLQCNGRQATLEEVPFCYQGDNWQDVTIDEFMKCPSNLAYNRQTRMLANLSRIGCYNQSAMEESTRNRVLLESAQENLRDLAFFGLTEYQAFTQYLFEKTFNLAFKQDFLQFNVTHSDFVNLTEQQRHLLLQRNVLDIKLYQYAKDLFFERLKSAILLDEGALQQIKTRRGLTRESLQSMESRRLVTLVDFDPLTAGRTPERIEIERIQKRIERKAKRNRKRNHGKNKKQGRTKWHIGGDSVSSLGGDAVPDLNRTSTSQHRKQHRKKNKWSWLTSKNIYTSK is encoded by the exons ATGACATTTCCTCGTAAGATGTTCGATAGACGATGTTTAAAACTGTTACTGTGTTTAATCGCGTTCGTTTTCACGACCGGTTTTATTTACGTCGGGTTCTTCTGCCCGGAACGATATTGCGCGTTGTCGCCGGGACGACGGAGTCAACAGAACGGCGATCTCGACGACGTGGACGTACGAGCGTACCTGCGCGGAGACGACGACCGCCGACGCCCTCGCGATCAATTCCCTCCGGCCGTCGTTAAGAAGAAGTTCTCGTTCACCACAGAATCCGACGACGACGTGTTGATATTTTTACACATACAAAAAACAGGCGGAACGACATTCGGGCGCCACCTGGTGAAGAATTTAAACTTACCGAACCCGTGTCGATGTAGTTCTAGTCGTAAGCGATGTTTCTGCGTGAATACAAAGGATCATATCTGGTTATTTAGCCGGTATTCAACAGGGTGGCAATGTGGCCTCCACGCTGATTGGACCGAGCTACAGTATTGTGTTAATGATTACCTGGATAGAGTTGAAGGAAGCCCTAGAAAGAGAAG atatttatACATCACGATCCTACGAGACCCAGTCGCTCGATTCCTCTCTGAGTGGAGACACGTAGAACGCGGCGCCACCTGGAAAAATACTCGCCTACAATGCAACGGTCGCCAGGCAACGCTCGAGGAAGTGCCGTTCTGTTACCAAGGCGACAACTGGCAGGACGTTACGATCGATGAGTTTATGAAATGTCCGTCGAATCTGGCGTATAACCGTCAGACGAGGATGTTAGCGAATCTCAGTCGAATCGGTTGTTATAACCAATCGGCGATGGAGGAATCGACGAGGAATCGAGTATTACTAGAAAGCGCGCAGGAGAATCTACGCGATCTAGCGTTCTTCGGTCTGACCGAGTACCAGGCGTTCACGCAATATCTGTTCGAAAAAACGTTCAATCTCGCGTTCAAACAGGACTTCCTGCAGTTCAACGTAACACATAGCGACTTCGTGAACTTAACCGAACAGCAGCGCCATCTATTGTTACAACGTAACGTCCTCGACATTAAACTGTATCAATACGCGAAGGATCTATTCTTCGAACGGTTAAAATCGGCGATACTTTTAGACGAGGGGGCGCTGCAGCAGATAAAAACGCGTCGCGGATTGACTCGCGAGTCGTTGCAGTCGATGGAGTCGCGTCGACTCGTTACGCTGGTCGATTTCGACCCGTTGACCGCCGGACGAACCCCCGAAAGAATCGAGATCGAACGCATTCAAAAACGTATCGAACGTAAAGCGAAACGCAATCGCAAACGAAACCATG GTAAGAATAAAAAGCAAGGACGCACCAAGTGGCACATAGGGGGCGATAGTGTATCCTCACTAGGGGGCGACGCGGTACCAG ATTTAAACCGGACATCGACGTCTCAACATCGCAAACAACATCGTAAAAAAAATAAGTGGAGTTGGCTGACgagcaaaaatatatataccagTAAATGA
- the LOC141911340 gene encoding heparan-sulfate 6-O-sulfotransferase 2-like isoform X1: MTFPRKMFDRRCLKLLLCLIAFVFTTGFIYVGFFCPERYCALSPGRRSQQNGDLDDVDVRAYLRGDDDRRRPRDQFPPAVVKKKFSFTTESDDDVLIFLHIQKTGGTTFGRHLVKNLNLPNPCRCSSSRKRCFCVNTKDHIWLFSRYSTGWQCGLHADWTELQYCVNDYLDRVEGSPRKRRYLYITILRDPVARFLSEWRHVERGATWKNTRLQCNGRQATLEEVPFCYQGDNWQDVTIDEFMKCPSNLAYNRQTRMLANLSRIGCYNQSAMEESTRNRVLLESAQENLRDLAFFGLTEYQAFTQYLFEKTFNLAFKQDFLQFNVTHSDFVNLTEQQRHLLLQRNVLDIKLYQYAKDLFFERLKSAILLDEGALQQIKTRRGLTRESLQSMESRRLVTLVDFDPLTAGRTPERIEIERIQKRIERKAKRNRKRNHGNNLPSDNGKNKKQGRTKWHIGGDSVSSLGGDAVPDLNRTSTSQHRKQHRKKNKWSWLTSKNIYTSK; encoded by the exons ATGACATTTCCTCGTAAGATGTTCGATAGACGATGTTTAAAACTGTTACTGTGTTTAATCGCGTTCGTTTTCACGACCGGTTTTATTTACGTCGGGTTCTTCTGCCCGGAACGATATTGCGCGTTGTCGCCGGGACGACGGAGTCAACAGAACGGCGATCTCGACGACGTGGACGTACGAGCGTACCTGCGCGGAGACGACGACCGCCGACGCCCTCGCGATCAATTCCCTCCGGCCGTCGTTAAGAAGAAGTTCTCGTTCACCACAGAATCCGACGACGACGTGTTGATATTTTTACACATACAAAAAACAGGCGGAACGACATTCGGGCGCCACCTGGTGAAGAATTTAAACTTACCGAACCCGTGTCGATGTAGTTCTAGTCGTAAGCGATGTTTCTGCGTGAATACAAAGGATCATATCTGGTTATTTAGCCGGTATTCAACAGGGTGGCAATGTGGCCTCCACGCTGATTGGACCGAGCTACAGTATTGTGTTAATGATTACCTGGATAGAGTTGAAGGAAGCCCTAGAAAGAGAAG atatttatACATCACGATCCTACGAGACCCAGTCGCTCGATTCCTCTCTGAGTGGAGACACGTAGAACGCGGCGCCACCTGGAAAAATACTCGCCTACAATGCAACGGTCGCCAGGCAACGCTCGAGGAAGTGCCGTTCTGTTACCAAGGCGACAACTGGCAGGACGTTACGATCGATGAGTTTATGAAATGTCCGTCGAATCTGGCGTATAACCGTCAGACGAGGATGTTAGCGAATCTCAGTCGAATCGGTTGTTATAACCAATCGGCGATGGAGGAATCGACGAGGAATCGAGTATTACTAGAAAGCGCGCAGGAGAATCTACGCGATCTAGCGTTCTTCGGTCTGACCGAGTACCAGGCGTTCACGCAATATCTGTTCGAAAAAACGTTCAATCTCGCGTTCAAACAGGACTTCCTGCAGTTCAACGTAACACATAGCGACTTCGTGAACTTAACCGAACAGCAGCGCCATCTATTGTTACAACGTAACGTCCTCGACATTAAACTGTATCAATACGCGAAGGATCTATTCTTCGAACGGTTAAAATCGGCGATACTTTTAGACGAGGGGGCGCTGCAGCAGATAAAAACGCGTCGCGGATTGACTCGCGAGTCGTTGCAGTCGATGGAGTCGCGTCGACTCGTTACGCTGGTCGATTTCGACCCGTTGACCGCCGGACGAACCCCCGAAAGAATCGAGATCGAACGCATTCAAAAACGTATCGAACGTAAAGCGAAACGCAATCGCAAACGAAACCATGGTAACAACCTTCCTTCTGATAACG GTAAGAATAAAAAGCAAGGACGCACCAAGTGGCACATAGGGGGCGATAGTGTATCCTCACTAGGGGGCGACGCGGTACCAG ATTTAAACCGGACATCGACGTCTCAACATCGCAAACAACATCGTAAAAAAAATAAGTGGAGTTGGCTGACgagcaaaaatatatataccagTAAATGA
- the LOC141911342 gene encoding lysosomal dipeptide transporter MFSD1-like isoform X2, whose protein sequence is MLTSEEEPQPRESDPLLKSFPPPTEGAAGGDDGVDDVVLTGCGGSMACDPRRALHRYLILIVMCFLSFGSYFCYDNPAALQDTMEADLEITTSQFMSFYAWYSWPNVILCFFGGFLIDRVFGIRLGAIIFSLFVTAGQVLFATGALLKSLWLMDLARFIFGVGGESLAVAQNTYAVDWFKGKELNMVFGLQLSFSRVGSTVNMNVMQPLYKLMSQFYEGYTCLGVTLFIACATCIFSLICALVIAYFDKRAERILKKETAETGEVIKLKDIKDFPLTMWLICVICVAYYVAIFPFIGLGLVFFEMKYTFHPSSANAVNSLVYIISAAASPVFGFCIDKSGKNLFWVNAGIIITLGCHACLAFTFINPYIPMSIMGLAYSILASALWPMVSLVVPEYQLGTAYGIIQSVQNLGLAVISLVAGIIVDGHGYLMLELFFLAWLCCQLRATSELDGTVEYYA, encoded by the exons ATGTTGACGTCAGAAGAAGAGCCGCAGCCTCGTGAATCAGACCCTCTACTGAAATCATTCCCTCCTCCAACAGAAGGCGCAGCAGGAGGTGATGATGGCGTGGATGATGTAGTATTAACTGGTTGCGGTGGTTCTATGGCCTGTGATCCCAGGAGAGCCCTTCATAGATACCTCATTCTTATTGTCATGTGCTTCCTTAGTTTTG GGAGTTATTTCTGCTATGATAATCCGGCCGCTCTACAGGATACTATGGAAGCTGATCTGGAGATCACGACCAGTCAGTTCATGTCATTTTACGCGTGGTACTCGTGGCCGAACGTGATCCTCTGTTTTTTCGGAGGGTTTTTAATCGATCGTGTTTTCGGTATTCGTCTCGGTGCTATTATATTCAGTTTATTCGTAACTGCTGGTCAG GTGTTATTCGCGACTGGAGCTCTGCTGAAATCTTTATGGCTCATGGATTTAGCCCGGTTTATTTTCGG TGTTGGTGGTGAGTCTTTAGCCGTAGCTCAGAACACGTACGCTGTTGATTGGTTTAAAGGAAAAGAATTAAACATGGTGTTTGGATTACAGTTGAGTTTCTCGCGAGTT GGCAGCACTGTCAATATGAACGTAATGCAACCTCTTTATAAACTGATGTCTCAGTTTTATGAAGGTTACACTTGTTTAGGAGTTACGCTATTCATCG CTTGCGCTACTTGTATTTTCTCGTTAATCTGTGCTCTGGTCATCGCTTATTTCGATAAAAGAGCTGAAAGAATTCTAAAGAAAGAAACTGCTGAAACCG gtgaagtgataaaattgaaagatattaAAGATTTTCCGTTGACAATGTGGTTGATTTGTGTGATATGTGTCGCGTATTATGTGGCTATATTTCCATTTATTGGACTCGGTTT AGTGTTTTTTGAGATGAAATACACGTTTCACCCGTCGAGCGCGAACGCCGTTAACAGTCTCGTTTATATAATCTCCGCCGCTGCTTCGCCCGTTTTCGGATTCTGTATCGATAAATCGGGCAAGAATTTATTCTGGGTTAACGCCGGAATAATTATTACTCTCGGATGTCACGCGTGTCTCGCGTTTACGTTCATTAATCCTTACATTCCTATG AGTATAATGGGTTTAGCGTATTCGATTCTGGCCAGTGCGCTGTGGCCGATGGTTTCACTCGTCGTACCGGAATATCAATTAGGAACCGCCTATGGCAT AATACAGTCCGTACAGAATTTAGGACTAGCCGTGATTTCGCTTGTGGCCGGAATTATTGTGGATGGTCACGGGTATCTCATGCTGGAGCTATTCTTCCTAGCCTGGTTGTGTT GTCAACTCAGAGCGACatccgagttggatggtacagtagagtACTATGCCTGA
- the LOC141911342 gene encoding lysosomal dipeptide transporter MFSD1-like isoform X1, which translates to MLTSEEEPQPRESDPLLKSFPPPTEGAAGGDDGVDDVVLTGCGGSMACDPRRALHRYLILIVMCFLSFGSYFCYDNPAALQDTMEADLEITTSQFMSFYAWYSWPNVILCFFGGFLIDRVFGIRLGAIIFSLFVTAGQVLFATGALLKSLWLMDLARFIFGVGGESLAVAQNTYAVDWFKGKELNMVFGLQLSFSRVGSTVNMNVMQPLYKLMSQFYEGYTCLGVTLFIACATCIFSLICALVIAYFDKRAERILKKETAETGEVIKLKDIKDFPLTMWLICVICVAYYVAIFPFIGLGLVFFEMKYTFHPSSANAVNSLVYIISAAASPVFGFCIDKSGKNLFWVNAGIIITLGCHACLAFTFINPYIPMSIMGLAYSILASALWPMVSLVVPEYQLGTAYGIIQSVQNLGLAVISLVAGIIVDGHGYLMLELFFLAWLCLSLIAGVLLYLVDAARGGVLNRSARKRRLLEKALEEKSVN; encoded by the exons ATGTTGACGTCAGAAGAAGAGCCGCAGCCTCGTGAATCAGACCCTCTACTGAAATCATTCCCTCCTCCAACAGAAGGCGCAGCAGGAGGTGATGATGGCGTGGATGATGTAGTATTAACTGGTTGCGGTGGTTCTATGGCCTGTGATCCCAGGAGAGCCCTTCATAGATACCTCATTCTTATTGTCATGTGCTTCCTTAGTTTTG GGAGTTATTTCTGCTATGATAATCCGGCCGCTCTACAGGATACTATGGAAGCTGATCTGGAGATCACGACCAGTCAGTTCATGTCATTTTACGCGTGGTACTCGTGGCCGAACGTGATCCTCTGTTTTTTCGGAGGGTTTTTAATCGATCGTGTTTTCGGTATTCGTCTCGGTGCTATTATATTCAGTTTATTCGTAACTGCTGGTCAG GTGTTATTCGCGACTGGAGCTCTGCTGAAATCTTTATGGCTCATGGATTTAGCCCGGTTTATTTTCGG TGTTGGTGGTGAGTCTTTAGCCGTAGCTCAGAACACGTACGCTGTTGATTGGTTTAAAGGAAAAGAATTAAACATGGTGTTTGGATTACAGTTGAGTTTCTCGCGAGTT GGCAGCACTGTCAATATGAACGTAATGCAACCTCTTTATAAACTGATGTCTCAGTTTTATGAAGGTTACACTTGTTTAGGAGTTACGCTATTCATCG CTTGCGCTACTTGTATTTTCTCGTTAATCTGTGCTCTGGTCATCGCTTATTTCGATAAAAGAGCTGAAAGAATTCTAAAGAAAGAAACTGCTGAAACCG gtgaagtgataaaattgaaagatattaAAGATTTTCCGTTGACAATGTGGTTGATTTGTGTGATATGTGTCGCGTATTATGTGGCTATATTTCCATTTATTGGACTCGGTTT AGTGTTTTTTGAGATGAAATACACGTTTCACCCGTCGAGCGCGAACGCCGTTAACAGTCTCGTTTATATAATCTCCGCCGCTGCTTCGCCCGTTTTCGGATTCTGTATCGATAAATCGGGCAAGAATTTATTCTGGGTTAACGCCGGAATAATTATTACTCTCGGATGTCACGCGTGTCTCGCGTTTACGTTCATTAATCCTTACATTCCTATG AGTATAATGGGTTTAGCGTATTCGATTCTGGCCAGTGCGCTGTGGCCGATGGTTTCACTCGTCGTACCGGAATATCAATTAGGAACCGCCTATGGCAT AATACAGTCCGTACAGAATTTAGGACTAGCCGTGATTTCGCTTGTGGCCGGAATTATTGTGGATGGTCACGGGTATCTCATGCTGGAGCTATTCTTCCTAGCCTGGTTGTGTT tGTCTCTGATAGCTGGTGTATTATTATACCTGGTTGATGCAGCTCGCGGTGGAGTATTAAACCGTTCCGCTAGAAAGAGACGACTTCTAGAAAAAGCTTTGGAAGA AAAGTCAGTGAATTAA